The Fusobacterium polymorphum genome segment GCATAAAAATATACACTAGAAAATATAAGTGGAATTATTAAAAATACTATTTGATTCCAACTAGCATTACCTAAATATCCCATAAGCCACATAGTAATTTTAAATGAATCTTCTCCTATCATATAGATAGCAAAAGATGTAAAGCCTGCTAAAAATGATGATAAAGTTATTCCAACAATAAGTAAGGTATTAACCTCTATTTTATTCCCTCTTTTTGAGATTTTAAAAATTAGAAGTGTACTTACCATACAACAAATAAAAGCAACTATTCCATAAAAAAATTCTGGCAACTTTAAAAGATAAGCTATAACAGCACCAAAAGTTGCACTTGAAGCAATACCTATTATGTATGGATCAGCAAGTGGATTTTGAAATATTATTTGTACAATATTTCCACTTGAAGCAAGTAACATTCCAACTAAAAATGCCATTAAAATTCTTGGTAATCTTAAATCAAATATTATTGTTTTAGTATACTCATCCATAGGTGATAAAAATAATAAACTTTTTATTGGAATAAAAACACTCCCTACTGATAGAGAGAGTGTTATTACTATAAAAGTTATCATCAATGACATTAAAAAAAACTTTTTTTTCATCTTGTTTCCTTTTATTAAAATTTATATTTGAAACCTGCATAATAGTTTATTCTTGGAGCTGGATCATAAATTCTTTCTCCACTGCTAACTCCAACACTATTGTAATATTTAGCACCAAATATATTATTTATTCCAGCATAAATATTTAATGAATTTGTCAATTTATAATTGGCTCTTAAATTAAATACCGATTTAGCTTTATCTTTTCCATTTTTATTTGCATTATCAATAAAGGCTGCTGCTCTATATTCATAATCTGCACCAACACTAAATTTAGAAGTTATATCATAGTCTACTGATAAAACTAATTTATGTTTTGGAACATCTGCTATATGTTTTCCTTCAAAGCTACTAGAATTATCCTTTAAAATTTTTGTGTCAATAAATGAATAAGCTTCTCTAAAAGTGAATTTTTCAAATTTTTGTTCAGCACTTAAATCAAAACCATATCTTCTAGTTTTTCCCAAATTTGTACTTTTAAATGCTGTCCCATGTGCATTAGGTCTTCCACCATCAAAAATAGTTGCTATTTCATCTTTTGTTTCTGCATAGAATATATCTGCGCTTAATAATGAATTAAATAAATAATCATTCCAACCAATTTCAAATAAATTTGTACTTTCTGATTTTAAATTATTAACTTTATAAGTATATACATTTGTTGCTGTTTCAACTTTATCAACTAATTGACCAGGAGCAGGAGAAGTAAATGCTCTTTCATATTTTGCATACACATTTCCTGTATCTGAA includes the following:
- a CDS encoding FecCD family ABC transporter permease — encoded protein: MKKKFFLMSLMITFIVITLSLSVGSVFIPIKSLLFLSPMDEYTKTIIFDLRLPRILMAFLVGMLLASSGNIVQIIFQNPLADPYIIGIASSATFGAVIAYLLKLPEFFYGIVAFICCMVSTLLIFKISKRGNKIEVNTLLIVGITLSSFLAGFTSFAIYMIGEDSFKITMWLMGYLGNASWNQIVFLIIPLIFSSVYFYAKRNELDILMLGDEQAHSLGIDIAKLKFHLLIVSSFVVAYSVAFTGMIGFVGLIVPHIMRSMIGPLNAKLIPLVLIYGGIFLLICDTFGRIILAPVEIPIGVITSILGAPFFLYLALKGRRK